A single window of Lonchura striata isolate bLonStr1 chromosome 20, bLonStr1.mat, whole genome shotgun sequence DNA harbors:
- the FZD9 gene encoding frizzled-9, whose amino-acid sequence MAAARLRVALWVLWHFGVGGRGLELAGLEGPRGRAARCQPVDIPMCRGIGYNLTRMPNLLGHESQREAALKLHEFAPLVEYGCHVHLRFFLCSLYAPMCTDQVSASIPACRPMCEQARHKCVPIMEQFNFGWPESLDCGRLPTKNDPNALCMEAPENASAAEPHKGQGMLPVAPRPWPPGTATEGQGPNGLGACNNPEKFQYVEKSLSCAPRCSPGVDVYWSREDKDFAFIWMAVWSTLCFVSTAFTVLTFLLDPHRFQYPERPIIFLSMCYNVYSVAFIIRSVAGAENIACDRENSELYIIQEGLESTGCTIVFLILYYFGMASSLWWVVLTLTWFLAAGKKWGHEAIEAHSSYFHMAAWGIPAMKTIVILTMRKVAGDELTGLCYVGSMDISALTGFVLIPLSCYLVIGTSFILTGFVALFHIRKIMKTGGTNTEKLEKLMVKIGVFSILYTVPATCVIVCYFYERLNMDYWMLRALERGCLRLPGRRATDCSLETSVPTVAVFMLKIFMSLVVGITSGVWVWSSKTLQTWQSLCNRRLGMRTRSKPCSGVSCGGGHCHYKAPAVMLHMTKTDPYLDNPTHV is encoded by the coding sequence ATGGCGGCGGCACGGCTGCGGGTGgccctgtgggtgctgtggcATTTTGGAGTGGGCGGTCGCGGGTTGGAGCTGGCGGGACTGGAGGgcccgcggggccgcgcggcGCGGTGCCAGCCCGTGGACATCCCGATGTGCCGGGGTATCGGGTACAACCTGACCCGCATGCCCAACCTGCTGGGGCACGAGAGCCAGCGTGAGGCCGCCCTGAAGCTGCACGAGTTCGCCCCGCTGGTGGAGTACGGCTGCCACGTTCACCTGCGCTTCTTCCTCTGCTCTCTCTACGCGCCTATGTGCACCGATCAGGTGAGTGCCAGCATCCCTGCCTGCCGCCCCATGTGTGAGCAGGCCCGCCACAAGTGCGTCCCCATCATGGAACAGTTCAATTTCGGCTGGCCTGAGTCACTTGACTGTGGCAGGTTGCCCACCAAGAATGACCCCAATGCCCTCTGCATGGAGGCCCCTGAAAACGCCTCAGCTGCCGAGCCGCACAAGGGACAGGGTATGCTGCCTGTGGCCCCCCGGCCTTGGCCACCTGGCACCGCTACCGAGGGGCAGGGACCCAATGGGCTGGGGGCTTGCAACAATCCTGAGAAGTTCCAGTACGTAGAGAAGAGCCTCTCGTGCGCACCCAGGTGCTCCCCTGGGGTGGACGTGTACTGGTCCCGGGAGGACAAGGACTTCGCCTTCATCTGGATGGCTGTCTGGTCCACCCTCTGCTTCGTCTCCACTGCCTTCACTGTCCTCACTTTTCTGCTCGACCCCCACCGTTTCCAGTACCCTGAGAGGCCCATCATTTTCCTCTCCATGTGCTACAATGTCTACTCTGTGGCCTTCATCATCCGCTCTGTGGCTGGAGCTGAGAACATTGCCTGTGACCGGGAGAACAGTGAGCTCTACATCAtacaggaggggctggagagcacAGGCTGCACCATTGTCTTCCTCATCCTCTACTATTTTGGCATGGCTAGCTCGCTCTGGTGGGTTGTCCTCACCCTCACCTGGTTCCTGGCTGCCGGGAAGAAGTGGGGACATGAGGCCATCGAGGCCCACAGCAGCTACTTCCACATGGCCGCCTGGGGCATCCCAGCCATGAAGACCATTGTTATCCTCACCATGCGGAAGGTGGCAGGGGATGAGCTCACCGGGCTGTGCTATGTGGGGAGCATGGACATCAGTGCCCTGACCGGCTTTGTCCTCATCCCCCTCTCCTGCTACCTGGTCATTGGCACTTCCTTCATCCTCACTGGCTTCGTTGCCCTCTTCCATATCCGGAAGATCATGAAGACGGGTGGCACTAACACAGAGAAGCTGGAGAAGCTGATGGTGAAGATTGGGGTCTTCTCCATCCTCTACACTGTCCCAGCCACTTGTGTCATTGTGTGCTACTTCTATGAGCGGCTGAATATGGATTACTGGATGCTGCGGGCACTGGAGCGCGGCTGCCTACGCCTGCCCGGCCGCCGTGCCACCGACTGCTCCCTTGAGACCTCGGTGCCCACCGTGGCTGTCTTTATGCTAAAGATTTTCATGTCACTGGTGGTGGGCATCACCAGTGGGGTGTGGGTGTGGAGCTCTAAAACGCTGCAGACCTGGCAGAGCCTGTGCAACAGGCGGCTGGGCATGAGGACGCGGAGCAAGCCCTGCAGTGGGGTCAGCTGTGGCGGGGGACACTGCCACTACAAAGCTCCTGCAGTCATGCTGCACATGACCAAGACAGACCCGTACCTGGACAACCCGACTCACGTCTAG